Proteins encoded within one genomic window of Panicum virgatum strain AP13 chromosome 1N, P.virgatum_v5, whole genome shotgun sequence:
- the LOC120656152 gene encoding zealexin A1 synthase-like, which produces MEDKLLLAVATAVVLVVLSWRLIIRPSLAAKPKLNLPPGPWMLPVIGSLHHLVSSPLLFRVLRGLAKKHGPLMTLRLGEVPALVASSMEAAQAILKVHDTSFADRYTPATSAIISYGGTDLILSPYGERWRHLRKIVVQEMLTATRVQSFKHIRQEEVARFLQRMAAAAATGTAVDFSTAVGKLVNDAFLRECVGSRCKYQDEYLDSVHTATRLASGLTIADLYPSSRIMQMLGTAPRKGLACRRRIDRILKQIIQEAKEAMECEDKTAHESFVSLLLRLQKDGSMPIPLTNETIIALMFDMLGAGSDTSSTILNWAMTELIRSPAAMARAQAEVREAFKGKSIITDDDIAESGISYLKLVFKETLRLHPTSPLLIPRQCRETCQVMGYDIPKGTAVFVNVWAIGRDPSYWDDPEEFKPERFETNNLDFRGTNFEFIPFGAGRRMCPGINLGLANIELALASLLYHFDWKLPKGMEPKDVDMREVVGMVASKETSLIVHPVTFIPLAVAA; this is translated from the exons ATGGAGGACAAGCTGCTtctcgccgtcgccaccgccgtggTGCTCGTCGTCCTCTCCTGGAGGCTCATCATCAGGCCTTCCCTCGCCGCGAAGCCGAAGCTCAACCTGCCTCCCGGGCCGTGGATGCTGCCGGTGATCGGCAGCCTCCACCACCTCGTCAGCAGCCCGCTGCTCTTCCGGGTCCTGCGCGGGCTCGCCAAGAAGCACGGCCCGCTCATgacgctccgcctcggcgaggtGCCCGCGCTGGTGGCGTCGTCGATGGAGGCCGCGCAGGCGATCCTGAAGGTGCACGATACCAGCTTCGCCGACCGGTACACCCCGGCCACCAGCGCGATAATCTCCTACGGGGGCACCGACCTGATACTCTCGCCCTACGGCGAGCGGTGGCGCCATCTCCGCAAGATCGTCGTGCAGGAGATGCTCACCGCCACCCGGGTGCAGTCCTTCAAGCACATCCGccaggaggaggtggcgcggttCCTGCAGCGCATGGCCGCGGCTGCCGCCACCGGCACCGCGGTGGACTTCTCCACGGCGGTCGGTAAGCTCGTTAACGACGCCTTCCTGAGGGAGTGCGTCGGCAGCCGGTGCAAGTACCAGGACGAGTACCTCGATTCCGTCCACACGGCGACTCGACTGGCGTCGGGGCTAACCATCGCCGACCTCTACCCGTCTTCGAGGATTATGCAGATGCTCGGCACGGCACCGCGCAAGGGTCTCGCGTGCCGCCGAAGGATCGATCGCATACTCAAGCAGATCATCCAGGAGGCCAAGGAAGCCATGGAGTGCGAGGACAAGACAGCCCATGAGAGCTTCGTTAGCCTGCTGCTCAGACTCCAGAAGGACGGAAGCATGCCCATCCCTCTCACAAATGAAACCATCATTGCTCTCATGTTT GACATGTTAGGTGCGGGCAGCGACACCTCCTCGACCATACTGAACTGGGCCATGACAGAACTTATCCGGTCGCCGGCTGCGATGGCCAGGGCACAGGCTGAGGTGCGAGAAGCCTTCAAAGGGAAGAGCATCATCACCGACGATGACATCGCCGAGTCCGGGATCAGCTACCTCAAGCTAGTGTTCAAAGAAACCCTAAGGCTGCATCCTACTTCACCACTCCTTATCCCACGTCAGTGTCGCGAGACATGTCAAGTCATGGGCTATGATATCCCCAAGGGCACGGCCGTGTTCGTGAACGTATGGGCAATTGGTAGGGACCCTTCTTACTGGGACGATCCTGAGGAGTTTAAGCCGGAACGGTTTGAGACTAATAACCTAGATTTTCGAGGGACAAACTTTGAGTTCATCCCATTTGGTGCTGGCCGTCGTATGTGTCCCGGCATTAATCTTGGGCTGGCCAACATAGAGCTTGCACTGGCAAGCCTTCTCTACCACTTTGATTGGAAACTTCCTAAGGGAATGGAGCCTAAGGATGTCGACATGCGGGAGGTTGTAGGAATGGTTGCAAGTAAGGAAACTAGCCTTATTGTGCACCCCGTTACTTTCATTCCTCTAGCGGTGGCCGCGTAA